The DNA segment AGGATAATGAGCTCAAAAGTCCTTGAAGAGCAGACTAAAGCAGTTGGAGGAAATCCTCAAGTTCTGCCATTTTCAGAGGTTTATCCAGCACTTCAGCAAAAGGTCGTAGACGCTACTGAAAACCCGCTTTCAAATTTCTACAACAGCAAATTTTATGAGGCACAAACATCTTTGACGCTCTCATCTCACGGCTATCTTGGGTATTTAGTTGTTATGAGTGATAAATTTTGGAAGACGCTTCCTGATGATTTAAAAACTCACGTAACTAACGCTTTAAAAGAGGCTACCGAATTTGAAAGAGCTGAAAGTGCAAAAGAGGACGCACATATCATCGAGGCACTTAAGAAGTACTCAGCTGATACAAACAAGCTTGAGATAGTTGAGCTTTCGCCTGAGCAAAAGGCTGTTTGGGCGGACGCTATGAAGCCTATATATCCTCATTTTTATAAAACTATCGGTCAGGATTTGATAGAAAAGACTATAAATACAAAGTAGGCTAAAATGCAAAGATTTTTTGAAATTTTAGATATAGGTATTGCAAGTGTCAATAAGACAATTGCAGTTATAGGCATAGCAGCAGGAACGCTGCTAGCCTTTGTAAATGTTGTGATGAGATATTGCTTTGATACTGGTTGGGCGTGGGCTGGAGAGCTTACAAACTACCTGTTTATATGGTCGGCATTTTTTGCGGCGGCTTATGGTTTTAGAAAGGGCATACATATCTCGGTTACTATACTTATAGAGCGTTTTCCTGCACCAATAGCAAAGGCGTATTTGGTCTTTTCTAGTGTGATTACAACTCTATTTTTAATGTTTATAGTTATCTATAGTTTGCAATATTTGCAAATTTTAAAAGAACTTGAGTTTATGAGTGTTGATCTTGGTGTGCCTCAGTGGATACCAATGTCTGTGCTTCCAATAGCGTTTTTAGGTGCTAGTTATAGAGCTGGCGAGAAGGTTTATCAGATAGCGACAACTCCAGCAGATGAGGTTATACTCAACGCTGAGGCTGA comes from the Campylobacter mucosalis genome and includes:
- a CDS encoding TRAP transporter small permease, with the translated sequence MQRFFEILDIGIASVNKTIAVIGIAAGTLLAFVNVVMRYCFDTGWAWAGELTNYLFIWSAFFAAAYGFRKGIHISVTILIERFPAPIAKAYLVFSSVITTLFLMFIVIYSLQYLQILKELEFMSVDLGVPQWIPMSVLPIAFLGASYRAGEKVYQIATTPADEVILNAEAEMIRDSINKK
- a CDS encoding DctP family TRAP transporter solute-binding subunit, coding for MKIVSVTLLSCALALSSFAAEKIYTIKFAHVVAATTPKGKAADFFAKRVNELSGGKIKVEVYPAAQLVDDDRVFMSLKQNNVQMAAPSFSKFTPIVPQFQLFDLPFIFRNTAHLYAVQEGEVGKQLKEMIAKKGFVALDFWDAGFKHFSSSKKTIVKPEDAKGQKFRIMSSKVLEEQTKAVGGNPQVLPFSEVYPALQQKVVDATENPLSNFYNSKFYEAQTSLTLSSHGYLGYLVVMSDKFWKTLPDDLKTHVTNALKEATEFERAESAKEDAHIIEALKKYSADTNKLEIVELSPEQKAVWADAMKPIYPHFYKTIGQDLIEKTINTK